In the genome of Salmo trutta chromosome 18, fSalTru1.1, whole genome shotgun sequence, one region contains:
- the LOC115153232 gene encoding serine/threonine-protein phosphatase 2A 55 kDa regulatory subunit B delta isoform, producing MAGVAGGNDFQWCFSQVKGAIDEDVAEADIISTVEFNHSGEFLATGDKGGRVVIFQHEQECKNRPHLRGEYNVYSTFQSHEPEFDYLKSLEIEEKINKIRWLAQQNSAHFLLSTNDKTIKLWKISERDKRAEGYNLKDEDGRLRDPFRITSLRVPVLMPMDLMVEASPRRVFANAHTYHINSISVNSDHQTYLSADDLRINLWHLEITDRSFNIVDIKPANMEELTEVITAAECQPNQCNVFVYSSSKGTIRLCDMRAAALCDRHTKFFEEPEDPSSRSFFSEIISSISDVKFSHSGRYMMTRDYLSVKVWDLNMENRPVETYQVHEYLRSKLCSLYENDCIFDKFECCWNGSDSAIMTGSYNNFFRMFDRNTRKDITLEASRESSKPRGTLKPRKVSTGGKRKKDEISVDSLDFNKKILHTAWHPKENVIAVAATNNLYIFQDKIN from the exons ATGGCAG GAGTTGCCGGTGGAAATGATTTTCAGTGGTGTTTCTCACAAGTGAAGGGGGCAATAGATGAAGATGTTGCGGAAG CTGATATCATCTCAACGGTTGAATTCAACCATTCTGGAGAGTTTCTAGCAACTGGAGACAAGGGAGGCAGAgttgtcatatttcaacatgaaCAGGAG TGTAAAAATCGACCACACCTGCGAGGGGAATACAACGTCTATAGCACATTTCAGAGTCACGAACCTGAATTTGATTACTTGAAAAGTTTAGAAATTGAGgaaaaaattaacaaaataagATGGTTAGCCCAACAAAACTCTGCTCACTTTCTGCTCTCAACAAATG ATAAAACTATCAAATTGTGGAAAATCAGTGAACGAGACAAGCGGGCTGAGGGTTACAACTTGAAAGACGAAGATGGACGTCTCAGGGATCCCTTTAGAATTACCTCCCTGCGG GTACCAGTGCTGATGCCCATGGATCTCATGGTAGAAGCAAGTCCTCGGAGGGTGTTTGCCAACGCTCATACATATCATATTAATTCCATTTCTGTAAATAGCGATCATCAAACGTACCTCTCCGCTGATGACCTAAGAATTAACCTATGGCACTTGGAAATCACTGACAGAAGCTTTA ACATTGTAGACATCAAGCCTGCCAACATGGAGGAACTGACAGAGGTGATCACAGCTGCTGAGTGCCAGCCAAACCAATGCAATGTATTTGTGTACAGCAGTAGCAAAGGCACCATACGCCTCTGTGACATGCGAGCAGCAGCACTCTGCGATAGGCACACTAAGT TCTTTGAGGAACCTGAGGATCCAAGCAGCAGGTCGTTCTTCTCTGAGATCATCTCGTCCATTTCTGACGTGAAGTTCAGTCACAGCGGGCGCTACATGATGACACGGGACTACCTCTCCGTCAAGGTGTGGGACCTCAACATGGAGAACAGGCCAGTCGAGACATATCAG GTTCACGAATACCTTCGCAGCAAGCTCTGTTCATTGTATGAAAATGACTGCATCTTCGACAAGTTTGAGTGCTGCTGGAACGGTAGCGACAG TGCAATCATGACTGGCTCCTACAACAACTTCTTCCGGATGTTTGACCGCAACACCAGGAAGGACATTACACTGGAGGCCTCCAGGGAGAGCAGCAAACCGCGTGGCACACTCAAACCTCGCAAAGTCTCCACTGGAGGCAAGAGGAAGAAAGACGAAATTAGCGTGGACAGCCTGGATTTCAACAAGAAGATCCTGCACACCGCCTGGCACCCCAAAGAAAATGTAATCGCTGTGGCGGCCACCAACAACCTGTACATTTTCCAGGACAAGATCAACTAA